A region of the bacterium genome:
AGCAGCACCTCGGTCTTCCCCAGTGTCTCGAGAGCCTCGGCATCTCGCACCAACACACCCGACCTTGCACCCCGCCCGGTTCCGACCATGATCGACATCGGAGTCGCCAGTCCCAGGGCACAGGGACAGGCGATGATCAGAACCGCAACCGCATTGACGAGGGCGATCGGCAAGGCCGGTTCCGGACCCCAGGAATACCACGCCGCAAAGGTCAACAAGGCCACCAGAACCACCGCCGGCACGAAGAACGACGCGACCCGATCCGCCAAGCGCTGGATGGGGGCACGACTTCGCTGTGCCTCGGCCACCATTTGAACGATACGTGCCAGCAAGGTCTCGGAACCCACTCTCTCGGCCCGGACTACGAGGCCGCCGTTGCCGTTGACGGTGCCGCCGATCACCGGTTCGCCGACCGTCCTCGACACCGGGATCGGCTCGCCCGTCACCATGGACTCGTCGACATAGCTCTGACCTTCCAGCACGATCGCATCGACGGGGACCTTCTCTCCGGGCCGGATCCTGAGCCGGTCGCCGACTTCGACTTCGGCGAGATCGATCTCGCTTTCCTCCCCGTCTGAACCGATCCTGAGCGCCACCGCCGGGGCTAGCTGCAGGAGTTCCTTGAGGGCCATTGAGGTGCGGCTCCTGGCCTTGAGCTCCAACACCTGTCCGAGCAGCACCAGAACCGTGATCACGGCGGCGGCCTCGAAGTAAACCGGAACGGCCCCGCCCGTCGCGCGCATCGACGCCGGGAACAGCCCGGGGAGAAACAGAGCAATCAAACTGTACCCGTAGGCCGCTCCGGTACCCATCGCGATCAGCGTGAACATATTGAGATTCAGCGTCCTGAGAGAGCTCCAGCCACGCTCGAAGAACGGCCGGCCGCACCAAAGGACGACAGGTGTCGCCAGAAGGAACTGCAGCCACACCAACCCGCGATTCCAACCTTGCGGCAACCGCTCCGCCAGATCGAGTCCCGGCACCATCTCGGACATCGCCAGTAGGAAGACCGGCAGCGTCAACAAGGCGCCGAGCCAGAACCTACGCAGCATATCCACGAGCTCGGGGTTCTCGCCCTCATCGATCGCCACGGTCTTGGGCTCGAGAGCCATGCCACATTTCGGGCAGGAGCCCGGCCCCAGCTGCTCGATCTCGGGGTCCATGGGGCACGTGTAGACGACGTCATCCGGAGCCGGCGAGGTCGCCGGCTCCGAGCCGGGGTCGACCGCGAGCAGGAACTTCTCGGGGGCCGCCTCGAACCTCCTCTTGCAGCCCTCGCAGCAGAAGTAGTAGTCGACACCGCCATGTGTCGACTTGTTTTTTGCGGTGGCCGGATCGACCTTCATTCCGCACACCGGATCTGTTGCCTCGGACTCGAGGAAGTCAGACGGGGACTTGATGAATTTCTCTCGACAGCCGGCGCAGCAGAAGCCGTAGTCGACGCCCTCGTGCTCGTACCGGTGGGCGGCGGTCGCGAGATCGACGGTCATTCCGCAGACCGGATCGGTCGACGCGACGCCGGGCTCGGACTGTTGGCGATGCTCAGTCATCTTGCAGTCTCTCTCCCAGCCAACGCCGACCGCGACTCACCTATTCCGTCACTCTGCGCAACAGACTGATTGACCGCTCGATTTCGGCCGTTAGGCGACGTCCGCCTCGGCCGCATGTTCAACCAGAAGCCGCTCGATCTGTCCGGTATGGCGACGTAGGTGATCGATCAAGAACCGGAGCGTCTGCTCCAGATTGAGCCGGCCCGCGACCGGATGCCTGTAGACCGCCTTGTTCGCCAATTCAGCGGGATAGTGCTCGAGGAAGTCCTGCCACTCGGCTCGCGCCTCGCTCCAGTCCCGCGCAAGTGCGGTCAGCTCGCCCGTTTCGGGCACGTCGGCCGAGCGCGCCGGTGCCGCGACCTTGAACGGTAGTCTCAAGAATAGCCCCAGCGCCCGGCTCTTGATCGCGCCGGCCGCGCCACTGCGCGGTATCAAGTCGGGCCTTTGGATCTTTTTGCGTAGGTAGCCGAGTGAGAGCCGCTCGGCCAGAATCACATGAGCCAGAACCTGGGCCGCCGACCAGCCGCCGTCCGGCGGTCTTCGGTTGAGCGCCGCCGAGTCCGGACCCGAGAGCCGCTCCAAGAGTTCCGAGCGCAACCGCTCGAGTTCGTCCATCTGTTGCTGGTGGGTCATCTTCCCTCCTCGAATCGGCTCGGAGTGTCATCACGAACGCGCGGACTGCGCCCGAGGATATCCGCAACCAGAGCCTGGGGCTCACCGGGACTGACCACGACGGTGCGTCCCGACAGGCGTAGGACGACGGCCCGGTGGTGGTCGGTCACGAAAGCTCGATACCGGCCCAGCCTCTTACTCCGGAAGATCCCCGAGAAGGAAAACAGACCGCCGTTCCCAAACAGCCGAATCGAGCCCTGCATCGCGGCGGGATCGATCGCCACCGACTCGAGCTCGCGCAGATCCACGTCCGTCTCCCACAACAGCCGGCGAACGTAGAGGTGAGGCCCATCGACTCGGTAGGCGCGTATCGAAAACAGCGCGGCTAGCGCAATGACCAGAATCGACAGCGCGGCCAATGCCAGGCCGAGGCCCTCCGGTTCGCGCACGTTGCGCCAGGTGAGAAACGCCACCCCGACGAGAATCGCCGAGGCGCCCCAGGAGAGACCGATCAGCAATCTACTCCAAGGCGCGGAATAGACGGTCACACCGCTCTCACTGCGTTGCTCTCAGCGTAGCCCGCTGCGTCGCTTCGGCTGAAATCCACCGGTGCCGATCTTAGCGCCGATCGCCGGCGCGCTCCGCACCCCCGGCCGGAGCCCGCTCGGCCAGGCAATCCAGAGTGCGTGGTCCGAAGCCGAATCTTCTCGGCCGACCTCTGGCGCCGGGCTTGCTTTGGTGCGCGAGGCGCGGCGACAGACCGAACCTGCCGCCGCCGAATTCCGGATCCGCGGGACGCACGCCGGGGACTCCGAAGACCCCCTGCCAAAGCTCGAGAGCTCGACAGCTCTCCGGATCGAGGCAAGGAGCGGCACCGGCGATTCTCCGCGCGATCGCACAGAGGTCTTCGTCACCAAACGGCGCTTCAACCACCGTTGCTTCCTCCGCCATGATCTCGGTCATGCGCTGGGGAAGCGCGGGCGACGCTCCGGCCAGAGCCGCGGCCGACAACAGTTCCAGTACGAACATAGTGTCCTCCCGTTTTCGAGTCTCTATCCTACTCCTCGATCGGCGGCCCGGCTTCCGAAGGCCGCGATGCATTCGATCTCCACTCGAGCACCCAGTGCCAGGCCGCTCGTGCCGAAAGCGCTCCGGGCCGGGAAGTGTTTGCTAAAGAACGTCTTGTAGACCTCGTTCATCGCCGCCCACTCGTCTATGTCAGCCAGCATCACAGTACATTTGACCACGTCGTCCATCGAAAGGTTCCGACGTTCGAGTGCCGCGCGGATGTTCTCCAGGGTCTGCTGCGTCTCTGGCCCGATGCCGCCCGGTGGCCGTCCGCGCCCGCCCTCGTCCACCGCCGCACCGATCTGCCCGGACAAGAAGAGCAGGTTCCCCGCTCGTACGGACTCCGAGAAGGGCATGTCACTGCGACCGGTCGGCGAATGGTATTCGATCGGTTGCCCGGAAGCGGACCCGCTGCCGCCATCCTCGGCTCCGGCACTCGAAGGCATCCGTCCCAGAATCAGCAAGCTCAATCCCACGGTCGCCATCACCCAGATCGGACCCCGGTCCAGAATCGCTTGTCTCAATCGCCTACTCATTGCTTTCTCCTACTTGGTTTCCGCCGCTCGCCAGAACGAGTGGACTCCTCGCGCCAGGACGGCGCCACCCGGATCGCCAGTACCGTGCCCAGAGCGCACTCCTTCTCGCCCGAAGACAGGCTGCACTCGAGCCGCGTTTTCTTGCCCTCGTGCTCGACGATCCGGGCGCGCAGATCGACCGCCCGGTCGATCGGAATCGGCGCCAGATACCGGATCTCGATCGAGCCGGTCACGCACCAGATCGGCGGCGGCGACCCGATCTCGCGTCCTTCGACGCGATATGCGTGAGCGACGGCTGTGCAGACGCAGTGACAATCGATCAGCATCGCGGTGATTCCACCGTTCATCACATTCACAGGGCCTGCCGAGTGCTCCGGCCGTGGCTGGAAGACGCTCACGGACTCTTCGCCGTCCCAGAAGCTCTTGATCTGCAAACCCAGAGGGTTGAGCGGCCCGCAGCCGAAACAGTGGTTGTCCGGCATCTGCTCTTGAAACGCGAGTCGCATCATCCGAGCCTCGGCCCAAGCGATCTCAGAAAACGCACTCCGTAGCACTGCTCATCGGCGGTGTCTTCATCTTACAG
Encoded here:
- a CDS encoding heavy metal translocating P-type ATPase, whose product is MTEHRQQSEPGVASTDPVCGMTVDLATAAHRYEHEGVDYGFCCAGCREKFIKSPSDFLESEATDPVCGMKVDPATAKNKSTHGGVDYYFCCEGCKRRFEAAPEKFLLAVDPGSEPATSPAPDDVVYTCPMDPEIEQLGPGSCPKCGMALEPKTVAIDEGENPELVDMLRRFWLGALLTLPVFLLAMSEMVPGLDLAERLPQGWNRGLVWLQFLLATPVVLWCGRPFFERGWSSLRTLNLNMFTLIAMGTGAAYGYSLIALFLPGLFPASMRATGGAVPVYFEAAAVITVLVLLGQVLELKARSRTSMALKELLQLAPAVALRIGSDGEESEIDLAEVEVGDRLRIRPGEKVPVDAIVLEGQSYVDESMVTGEPIPVSRTVGEPVIGGTVNGNGGLVVRAERVGSETLLARIVQMVAEAQRSRAPIQRLADRVASFFVPAVVLVALLTFAAWYSWGPEPALPIALVNAVAVLIIACPCALGLATPMSIMVGTGRGARSGVLVRDAEALETLGKTEVLLLDKTGTLTDGRPRLERVVALEGRSEADVLTLAAGLERGSEHPLARAIVGEALERGLGPKAVEDFQALPGRGVVGRAGSRRLAVGNEAHLVDLGVTVEVAREKVDALRSAGATVVFVADDGDLAGLLAVSDPIKESARELIGELQRIGIEVVMVTGDNRETAGAVAERLGIDRVEAERRPEEKLEIVRTFQDGGRTVAMAGDGVNDAPALAQADIGIAMGTGTDVAIESAGVTLVKGDLRGILRALRLSRATMGNIRQNLFFAFLYNSLSVPVAAGVLYPFVGWLLSPMLASAAMSLSSVSVISNALRLRRLEL
- a CDS encoding DinB family protein, whose product is MTHQQQMDELERLRSELLERLSGPDSAALNRRPPDGGWSAAQVLAHVILAERLSLGYLRKKIQRPDLIPRSGAAGAIKSRALGLFLRLPFKVAAPARSADVPETGELTALARDWSEARAEWQDFLEHYPAELANKAVYRHPVAGRLNLEQTLRFLIDHLRRHTGQIERLLVEHAAEADVA